Genomic segment of Colletotrichum destructivum chromosome 5, complete sequence:
AAATCCCGGCTTCGAGAGGGTCAAGGAGCCCGGCATGATCATCGCGCCCTGCACGAACCACCGCGGGTGCCCGATGTACCACACTCCCGGAAAGAGCACGGGGCGCAAGGACTTTTGCCACTTTAGCCAGCGCTTCATCCGGCCGCCCTTCCTGCAGAAGATCATGGGCGCGACGCAGCGCAACCACGACGACGTGCTCTTCAGCTACGTCGCCATCcagcgcggcgtcgccgcgaAGGAGGGCcccctcgccggcgagcaGGCCACTGCGCGCGCGTTCGAAGGGTTCGAGAAGTCCGAGACGGCGCCTGACATGCTCTCCCTGCCCCGGCAGATCCTGCCGCCCATCAAGCGGCGCGGGCACGTGACGCTCGACGTGTGCACGCCCAACGCGCAGCTCGAGCGCTGGACGGTGCCCAAGAGCTTCAGCAAGCAGGCATACCACGACGCGCGCAAGGCCAAGTGGGGCGACCTGTGGGCTCTGGGTGCGAAGACGCGGAACCACCGCAACGTGCGGCTGGGCCGACCCGaggctctcgacgacggcggcgtcagGGCGCAGCGggccaaggcggcgctgagcaagaagaagaagttcgtcaacgtcggcatcgacgagacGGGCGTCGTGGGCGGGCCGCAGGAGCGGATCTCGCCTAGGCGGAAGACGAGCCGGAAGTCGTACCGCCAGGAGGTGATGAGGAAActggccaaggaggatgaggagcgAGGGGGATACATTTGAGTCGAGATGTAAGAACAATAATCATGTATAGAATATTGGGCGGGAGGGAGGATTGTAACAATACCGGTACGACAACAATTAGAGCTTGGGAGGCttgggatgggagggggggccaCATCGCAGTGTACCAACACCGAAAAAAAAGGACTCAAGGACAAAGTCAAAACAGCAGATTATGTTACAATACCACAACTCATTGATTTGACACTTCCGAGATCTTGCAGTCAAAATAGTCCAAGTGGCGCTCAGTTGTTCAATGCAAGCTTATCTGATATGCCAGACGCTAACAAATGGTGTGTATACCGGATGAGCGGGCGTGCACACGGGGGGGGGCCCGTTAAAGGATCTCCGGTGACGGCTCCGCGGGAGTCGGTGCGGGAAGCCGTTGATTGGCCGGGAGTGCCAGGGAAGGCCGATAAGGACAAGGGACGGCTATCGGGATGGTGTCATCGCCAGCGAATGAAAATTTGGCCAACGCTTTTTTTGCCCGCCGCATGATTGGGCCCGTCCGTTTTCGGGGGGGCAATGAATGGTGACTTGTAACTTTACCAATCAGTGAGTGAGTTGAGTGAATGagccagagagagagttCCCGCTGTGTCAAATAACATGGGGAAGTGGCCGACGATTTCAATGCTTCATCTCCTTTTTTTCGCCTTTCTGATGACAGATTTATGAGAGTTCTCTCCTGATTCTGACTCCTTGCACTCATCTTACTCCAGCTGTTCGTGGTCGTCTTGCACTTTCACCTtcaccctcactctcactcgcAACTCACCCCACTAAGACGAGTATCTcactgagagagagagagagacaggggTTCCGTTCTTACACGACTTGAAGAACATCTGCATCTTCTTCAGCGCCATTCTCTGGCACAACTTGAAGACAACAGGAGAAAAAGACTCTCGAGTCTTGtctccctcccacctcccTCCAGCATGGCGACAACATCCCTCCTCACAGCCCTCAACTGCAAGGGCAACACccacctcatcatcggcacAAAtcccctcgccgccgcccgctgcACACagtccctcgccgccggcgccgccgccatcctccttGCCCCGGACACGACGGACCTGCACTACGGCCTGCAGAagcgcgtcgacgccggcgaggtggTGTGGCACAGGAAGGCCTTTGAGGACTCGGACCTCTTCaccctcggccgcgacgacgtcgacaacgtcgtcgacgccgtcttcgtcaccTCGGGGCCCCGCgaccccctcgccgcccacatCTCGGCCCTGTGCCGCCGGAACCGCATCcccgtcaacgtcgtcgacgcgccGCAGCTGTGCTCCTTCTCGCTGCTGTCGACGCACACCGACGGGCCCCTGCAGATCGGCGTCACGACCAACGGGAGGGGCTGCAAGCTCGCCTCGCGCATCCGCcgcgaggtcgccgccgcgctgccgacggacctcggcgccgcctgcgcGCGGCTGGGCGACGTGCGCCGGCGCatccaggccgaggaccGCTCATCAGCGcagcccgacgacgccgatgtcgacgactCGCTCGACCAGGCCGCGTCCTTCAACAGGCTcgtcaccgacgccgacctcgacgccgccaagaacaGGCGCATGAGGTGGCTGAGCCAGGTCTGCGAGTACTGGCCCCTGAagcgcctcgccgccatcaacgacgacgacgtcgagtcCGTCCTGAAGTCGTACGCcggcacgtcgtcgtcgtcgtcgtcgtcgtcgtccgaggagGCTGTAGCGAGaccgccgcccgtcgccggtctcgccgccgccgccggtagccagcaacagcaagggAGgatcatcctcgccggcagcggGCCGGGACACCCGGACCTCCTGACGCGCGCGACGCACAAGGCGATCCAGACGGCGGACCTGATCCTCGCGGACAAGCTCGTGCCGGCGGGCGTGCTAGACCTCATCCCACGGCGCACGCCCGTGCGGATCGCGCGCAAGTTCCCCGGCAACGCGGACCAGGCGCAGGAGGAGCTCCAcgagctggcgctggcgggCGCGCGGGAGGGCAAGACGGTGCTGCGGCTGAAGCAGGGCGACCCGTTCATctacggccgcggcggcgaggaggtggcgTACTTCCGCGAGCACGGGCTCGGCGACCGCGTGACGGTGCTGCCGGGCATCACGTCGTCGCTGAGCGCGCCGCTGTTCGCGGGGATCCCGCCGACGCAGCGGGACGTCGCGGACCAGGTCCTCGTCTGCACGGGCACGGGCAAGAAGGGGaagccgcccgcgccgcccgagTTCGTGGCCAGCCGGACGGTGGTGTTCCTGATGGCGCTGCACCGGATCACGGGGCTGGTGAGGGAGTTGACGTGTCGTCTtgagacggaggaggaggcggcgacgacggagacgacggaAGGCgagacgacaacgacgacgacgacgacgacaacgacgacaacgaagcCGAAGAGGGCGTTGTGGCCGCGGAACACGCCGtgcgccgtcatcgagaGGGCCAGCTGTCCCGATCAGAGGGTCATCAGGACGACGTTGGAGTACGTGGCCGAGGcgatcgaggtcgaggggagcaggccgccggggcttctcgtcgtcggccgggCGTGCGAGGCGTTGTATGAGAGCGAGAAGGGCCGGACGtgggtcgtcgaggacgggtTCAAGGGGTTCGATTTCGAGGAGCTCCCCGGGCTGTCATGATGCGTGTTTGATGCGAGTAATGAATGGGGGTGGTATGGGGGTGGTTTACTGGTGCATGGTCTAGATACAGGAGCAGCATTGCAAGGCGCAGGATACCGttggcttttttttttccctctccaaTTCTTCGAAATATACAGACACGTCGATGACGGAATTCGATACAGTTACACACTGGCCTCATGTGTGTACTTCCTTTTACACAATATTTGGCATCTCACGGTATGCAGACTCGGGAATGGGTTCACACCTTGAACTAGTCGGCCAAGAACAATTCTGAATCAGAGTCACTTTGGCGACAAGCATTTTGTTCACCCCTGGGAGGTGGCAGAACTCGATGGTTTGCGTTGCTCGTTAAATCTACAGTGTTGCTGACCTTGTCCACTGCTTGAATGAATGTTAATGGAATTTGGTCCACCGAGCCCCTCACATAATCACGGCCCCTCTTCAAAGTATCGAGGCATCAAGTTCCAAGAACCTGCAAACGGTGATGCGACAACAAGACCCAACAAGGAGTTCATGATAAATTGTGCTATAGAAGTATTGTCCAGCAGAGCCTGACCGGCCCCAAAAATGAACCAAGGTTTGTTTCCAGTTGCGATCGGAGTTGAATCTCAGCTTGGCAATCTGCAAATCATTTAGTCACATCTCACTCTAAGAGAACAAGAATGAGTCCCCTAATCCAACAAGCCTGTTGGCTGCCGTTTGTTTGATGcagacgccgccgggccCAGACGCTAGTTTGTTAAGTTGGTTGCGTGCATGCATTACCCCTCCAACCACCAATCTCCGTCTCGACGCATGCAACTCTTCTTCAAACAACTCTCGGCGAGCTATCGACAATTCAACTCACTCCTGTCTCCTGTCAGCAATATACTCCAAAAATGACAGACGGCAATCACATGCCTCAAGCACCATCGTTCCTCGGGCTGCCCGTCGAGATCCAGACTCAGATCCTACAACAACTGGTCTCCTCGCATCATGAGTCAATCCCCGCGGTCCTGCGAACATGCAAGCACCTCTACCGAGTCGCCTTGCCCATGTCAGTCCACACCTACGAGAATGCCACCTCCAAGAACATGAGTGAGCACGCCCAGAAGCGCAGCCGCAAcctcgacttcctccgcCACATCACCATCGCGAAGCCCGAGCTCGCGCACAACGTGCGGCGCATCAGCATCATTCACGTCTCCACGAGCCTCATCTACCGGCTCGCCCCCGCCAACAAGAGGCCGCTCGGACCCAGCAGCGATGAGATGGCCGTCTACACCGATCTGATCGACGCCTCTGGCCTGTCCGACCACATCGACGACTGGGAGGCCGTCAGAAAGGAGTGGCTCCAGGGCCTGGCCGACGGGCTGGTCGAGCAGCAGGTCGGCCTTCTGCTGATCGCGTGCCCGAGGGTCGAATCGCTCAAGCTCGGGACCCCGCTGTCGCCCCGGCTGCTGCCCCGCCTCATCAGGGCCGCCGCTGCGAACCGCGCTACGTCACCCCCCGCCATCGGCCCGGCTCCGGGGGCGGGCCGCCCCTtgctcgacggcctgcggGAGTACTTTGGCGAGCCCGAAAGCCCCAAGAGCCTGTTCCATTTCTTCAACATCGGCAAGGAGTTCATGCAGCTGCCGCGGTTGGAGTCCTTCACGTGCGTCTGCCTGTCCAACAGCGGCCCCAACGGCCACCTgttcgacgaggaggccaaccCGCCCGGCTGCTCCAACGTCCAGCACCTGACTCTGCTCGACGCCAACGTCACGATAGAAGGGCTGCGGAGCCTCATTCGTGCCTGCATGGGACTGAAGTCGTTCCACTGGACTCCCGGAGACAGCACCTTCTCCGACATGCAGATCAAGCTGCCGGAGCTCGCCCAGGCCTTGTCGACGCAGCGCGACACTCTCCAGCACCTGCACATCGACTACCAGGACCGCTGGCGGGGGGCGGATTGGTATGCCAAGCGGGAAGGCTTCTTCATCGGCACGTCCCTGAAGGAGATGGCCTCGCTGAAGAGCCTGCGCATCGGCATGGAGGCCTTTCTGGGCTTCACGGACATGTGGAGGATGCCCGACGGGGACCTCACGCACGAACAATGGTCTGAGTTCGACAAGACGCCCCGGCTCATCGACCACCTCCCTCCCAGCCTCGAGTGCCTCGAGCTTCATGGCTGTAGAGAGGAGATAATACCCCACGTCCAGGAGGTGCTGGACCGGCTCCGTTCGGGGGAGAGGGTCGCGATGCTGCGGAGGATACGCCTGTGCTTCAACCCGTATCTCGTGGATCGCCGGTCAGTGAGTTTTGCCTGCGACGGCAGACCGGTTGATTTCGATTATACGTTCCGTTGTCCGTCTGCGGAAATGGGCATGTCGCCGTTAGTTTAGTGCGTGCAGTTCTCAAGCGCATGGTCGATGAATATGGAAGATGTTGCAGCAATAGTAGGCTGTAGGTGCAATTGTCCACAGAACGGCAACCATTGAACTTTTTACGAGTGATTTGGGGCCTGGTGTTCGGATCGCTGCTATCTGATATTTGAGCAACTGATAGCATACTGTCAACTACGACAAGTATTCGGATGGAATGCGAGGCAGACCTGTGGAAGGGGTTACCCTTCATCCACCAACTCTTTAAGAAATCCTAAGGAAACAGACCTCCCAGCAGCCAAGAAAAAtggtttttttctttcttccagATTTCTATCCGGTTTACAGCTTCGAGACCAgtgttgggggggggggggggggggggggggggggaggggggtaaGCTGATAATCCTCCTCATGCCGGCCACCCAGACAGAGACTGACACTGACGAAAGACTACGACTACGACAGAGGCTTTAAAGAGAGCATCTGAAGCCGGTAAAACAGTGATCCATCTAGGTTGCCGGTGAGCCGCAAGTAGCTCACGCAAATACTAAGTCCACACAGTAGCTATCACTAGTCATTATGGTGGCTTTTGTTATTCACATCTCGTCTTCGGACTCGGGAACGTTGTGCAATCTCTTCTCGAGAGTATGCGTGACAAGATGGCCCACGATCAATGTTGGGtctttgttttctttctttttgaTCTCTCCAGAACCTGCCTGTTAGGAAACAGAAATCCACTGAGAGGCTTGCTTAGCATTTGTATAATACCCAGCGTGGCCTGCGGTATGAACCAAGCTTTCGACCGACAAGTCTAATGTAGATCCCCTTCGAAGCCGAAACCGAACTCTGGGCTCCTAGGCATGGGTTTCGGACTGTCTGTTCtgtcgtcgccttcttcctgaTTGACAACGTTGCTCTCTGCAGTCCTCAGACGCCCATATCCTATCTCCATACGCATTACTTCTTTCGGGACGCCGCCCGAATCACCCTCGGCCCCATTCCAGGGCACTTTGACGAGATGGGATCCTCGCGTTGCGGCGACAATGCTGAAAAATTCAGTGTTACGCGGCACGCCGTCGTTCTTCCGCAATGCAAGTGCGCCTGCTGTCACCCCCAGAATCGTGAAAAATATCGCCACACCATACACGCTGAAGAGAATCTGTGATCGGTAGTAGAACTTGATGGCCGCGCGTTCCCTCTGACATGGGTACATATAGTCCTCCTTGGGTCCCGAACCGCTGTCCCGAATGCCGGTCTGCTCGTCCGGTTTGGAGGCCCATACGACAGGCAGGAAGCGTGGCTTGGCAAGCATCGACAAGACAAGAGTCTCGTAGTACTTTTCCAACTGGCTTACCATGTTGGACCGGGCGTTGTACAGCCTCTGGTCTATAAGGCTGGTTTGGATCACGAATGAGTTGGCGTTCGTGTTGGGTTCGGATATTGTGCCGTTAATCATGTTACGTAGGAATAGTCCCAAGCTATGGTAAGCTGCTGTTTTCCGGTATTTCAAGGTGTCTCTGGGCAGGACGTAATTTTCCTCTGGCGTCGCGGTTGTGTTATCCTCGGTTCTGTCGACTGCCTGGATATGGCCTTGGAAGGTCGTATTCACAATGGGGTCAAACAACTGGCGAGACATGATCACATGAAGCTGGACGCCGTCTCTGTATCGTAGCTCGGCGGTATACCTGGTCTCGTAGTGTTCACAATCGAAGACGTTTGGCATCCATGCTTCGGCGTTAAACTCCTGACCGCGTTCTACTAGATAAGGCGGGATAGACGTAttgacgagctcggcgtACCCTACCCATATTACAGGTTCCGTCCGAAAGGCTCCCAAGTTTCTCGGAAATGGGGAATTGAACGTCGGTATTCCGCCGGGCCCGACATCCTTCAGCTGCGGGTCGTGGTACTCCCCGAGAGTCGCAGAAGCGATCCATGTGTGATTGCCCTTCGGCGCAAGCATGTCGAAATCAAACGGAAGGCATGCATTGCCAGATTGCTGTTGTAGAACCCTTGGTGTGGCGCCAACGCCACGAGCAAGCTCTTGACACTTGTAAGCAGGGCCGACAAAGCTGATCTCGGCGCTGCAATTCCAGCCCTTTTCGCAGACTATGAAAGTCTCGTCCGGATCGGTGACTGGTCGTTGGAGGAAAGTGGCCGAGGTCAAGAACTCATCGCTCTACCAGCTTTTTCCTATCCAGTAGTCGAAGAAATGAGGATCAGACGGGTCCAAAATTGTGGTGTTCCACATGCTGAGGGATATTTGGAAAAAGTCCTCAATCTTGGGAGTAGACCGGAAGTCGTTGGTCGCTTCGAAGGTGAAGTTCAACGACCTTATCCCAGGGCATGCAGTGTTTTGAGTTTCTATAGCTGGCTCCACTACCAGCGTGTTTGTAGTTAGAATGACGATAAGTGGTGATATCCTGTCGTCTTTGTTAGTCGTGAGGCTTTCGGCCCGgtgcagcactcactcaccaACCGAATATTGCTAGAACAGCAGCAACTTTCGCTTTGCGGGGAAACTCCAAGCTTAGGAGAGACAAGGGCGTCTGCGGGGCGGACAACACCTTGTCGAGAGTGGCGACGGTCAAGAAGCGTGACCTTACTGTCGCCCAGGCTTGCTCCCGGAGTGCCGACACCATGGCGGCAGCCAGACTTGCTTTGGCTGCGAATGCGAGGGCGGTACCGTAACGGAGCATAATTAACTGATCATCTCCGTGGACTATGCTTCCCTCCAGCGAAAGGTAAAAGGCATGGTGCCCGATGACGAAGCCTATGCCGGCTACACAGAAGAGGTACATGTTCCATGACCGGTGCCAGAACTGATGTGGAAGGGCAAGTTGTGTTGTCCAATCGTGCTTCTTTGGACTCAGTATGTGGCCAGCTCCGACAGAGTACGGGTGCTTTTGCGACGACAGCAGCTCCTCGCGAGACTCGTCATGCCGTCGGTGTTCTGTGCTGTCGACTCCCATGGTGAAGTGTGTAGGTACAGGCTTAGAGCCTCAATCATCCTCTAGGTGTAACGAGTGTCGGTTCATCTCGTACACTTCCATCATCATGAGGTGAGGTTCGCTGTTAACGTGCTCAGTCGTCCACGGACCACGACTCTCTGCAGAATGTCGATAGGAACGGGAGGAAGATGGAAAGAGGCCAAGTAGAGTGGGAAACCACTCGGTAGGCCCAAATATGGGTTGAATCCATTGGGCACCCAACCTCTGGACCCCCGATGATTGTTCACACAGACCGGCTGAGGTGCATGCCAGTCAGCAATAGCAGCGGCCAAGAACAACCACCTTCGCCCAACTGTACGAACCCTTACGGCCCGTGGACATAGAAGCAGAGCCGCGAGAGCATAGCTCGCGAGCATGGGGTGCAACATGCTGCTGCGCCCCTCCAGTCAACAGTCTCCCTCATCGTATTATTCTATTTGCATGCAGCCAGGGCATCCGAGTTAAGCGCGGACTGGCGATTGGCCGAGGAGATATCTAGAGGTCACGGCGCATAATTAGAAGATTAAACTATTCTTAGAATAGACGTCTAAAGGATGGCCTGACGAAGGGACCCAGGGTGCCTAGAAAATAGGATACAAGCATAGATATAGCCTATAAATTAGTAGGATGATAGCCCTACTATCAGTAGAGACCTGAACTGAGTAGAGTAGCTTGTTTCAAGTATGGACATGGCACAATTAAGAAGATATACCTTTATGTTAAAGTCACTTGAGAACGTAGCAGTCAGCGAATGCTTACACGTGTTGACATACGTGCTTATGGAGGACATCACCATACTTCCAAAGGACCTTCCACTTCAGGAGGTCAGCCACCAAGAGACCAATGAACCCAGGTGCTGCCCATCTCCACCATCTCCCCCTTTCCGCCGTAGGCTGTCCAGGATCGGCCGCCAATGCGGTCGCGGCCTTCAACGAGAAGGACGGACTTCCCGGCCAGGGCGAGGTCACGTGCGGCTGTGAGTCCGGCGAAGCCAGCCCCAATGACGATCACGTCGTAGTGTGAGGATAGCGCGTCTtctggtgttgatgggacCACCGCTAGAGTCCGAAGACCTGCAGCCCGCAAAGGTCAGTGTTCAATCGTGAAAAACGGAGAGTGTTCTCGGGAGAGGGGCTGAGTCTACCGTAGGTGAATCCATCTTCGGGGTTCCAAGCAAATCCTTCGCGGGACCGAGTCGAGTTCGAGACGGCTTGAGCCATGATATCTAGTCCTGACGAATTGAATCGGGGTTGTTGGATAATAAAGACTGATGCTCCTGTGTTGAGCACGCTGCGCCGAGATCTAAAACTGCCTGCACTACGAGTAGATAGGCTTGTCCACCAACAACGAGAAGACCGGCCGAGTTAAGACATACCCTAATATAGTCTTGAGATTTGAGAAATATCCATGCCTGGCACGTTCTTGATACTGCAGGAGGTTGGATAAGAACGGAGCCCGCGCGATGCTTGCCCTCTAGTCCAGAGCCCATCTGTTGTCTGGAACCAGATGCAAGCCAAAATTGTTCTCAGTTGCTCTGGGGAACTGGGGAACTGGGGAAAAACTCCAAAGACTTGGGCCATTAGGGCTGAAATAAAAGGAAAGGAGTCATCCGGTGAATATGTCGGTTCCCTCGGCACCCGCGAGCCTGCACGAGTCGTATCGCATAGTAGGGCGTAGGGCGCATCTTTTCGTTTGGCCATTGTGGGTGGAGGGCGATATTCCGCGAAACAATGGAGGTGGACTCCAACTTTGACACAGCCGTACATCCTTATTGACCACAGATAAAGCTGAACACCCTCCCTGACTTTAGAGAAATGGAAGTACGTTTTTTGAAGAAAATGTTATTGCGTGACTCGTCAGAAGAGTGCCAACCTAGGTCTCTAAAGCGCTTCACTTAGCAGGTATGCTGATGATCATCATGCCATCCACATCACCCTGGAACAGACATACCCCGGAGAGCATAGCCTTATGGAGAGTTGCAGCCTCTGGCTATTATCATTCTAAGTGGCGGCTGTAACGGGTCCGGACTGGAGATAAGAATGCCCTTGGGTAGTCAAAAGGGTTCCGGTTATGGGTATTTTGAATGAACATGGTTTCGGATTTTCTGGTTTCTCGGATCGgaaggcccccccccccctcttgaATATATCTTTGGTTAGAACCTGTCGGTTTGTCAAGTTGTTCGATATCTCTAGCATACTATGGATCGTTAAAGTGATTTGACCTCAGCGAAAATGCCCGGGTGTGGTCTTGGAATTTCTGGCGACTTGGAAATCTGCGCGTTGTCTTAAGCCCAATCAGCGGGTTTTGCCCGATAACAGGCAAGTAACCGACCTCGAGGTCACTGAGAATAACACATCACAACATCGCTGACTGGGGCTCAAATCTGGAAATGCTCTGGTGGTGTACGCCTTAGAGCCTTCTTCCACACTGTAGCAATTTTTCGCGGCTGATCTGCATACCGGGCCGGGATAGTATCTACAAGGAACTGATCGATCAGCAAGTTGAAGCAACTTGGAAACCTTGAGCACGGCAGTGCAGCATTGTTCGATACCCCCGTTCCATTGGTGTGCATGGTCATGCCCAGGTGACGTGCTAATTGATTTGATAGCTAGATAACATGGCTAGAATCGTACAGCAGCGAAGACTATATGATTTCAGTGCTACTTATGATGTCTTTTGAAAAGGTTAGAATGCCGATTTTTAGGTTCAGCTCACGGTTTCAGTCAAACCAAGTTGGGCTCTCCGCGGTATCCAGAGGTCCACTTCTGCAACTTATTGACAAGCAAAAGCGAACCTAATCAAAAGTAAATGTGGATAGAGCAACTGAATCAGTGGAATGGAAATGTACAATTCACCATTGCAAGCAAGTATGACCCTTGTACGCTCGGTGACTACGGCTCTGACGATCTGACGAACTTAACGGCTGTCCGAACTTTGTCTGCAAAGGATGAAACTAGGACAGCTGCGTCAACTCAGTGAGGTATATCCCACCGGTATTTAAAACCCCAGTTAGGAAAATCCCACCGGCGTATAAAGACGGTTGCGCCATTGGTTACGCCTATGATCCAATTTTGTTCTCTTACCAGATAAGCTGTGCACGGTAGCATCACAGTCTCACCAACAATGGTTCCCAACCCAAGCCTCCTTGGTCCTTTCTCgaccgtcctcggccgaccCAAGTGGAGCATGGGACAGCGGAGCCCGCGGCTCCAGTTCAAAGTCATCATTACCGCAGTCGTGCTCAGCATTGTTCTACTCGTTGGTTTTTCAGCGTCTTCGTCTAACCCTTACATTGTTTCTGCGTCCAAACGCTTTAGGAACAGGGTGGGGGGTAAcctcaaggtcgaggacgacattCCGAACCAGGTACACTATATCTGGTCTATGAAAGACACCAGTGGCGATATTCTCTTCACGTTCGAACAATATCTTTCCGTGTACTCGGCATGGTATTATTGGAAACCGCACACCATCTATCTCCACACGAACGCCGGCGAATCCGCGATTGCCCGCGCGCGAGAAGGCGTCGTGAGCAAATGGGCCATGCGCGTTCTGTCGATCCCCGGGGTGAGGGTCAACCAAGTAGAGATGCCCAGCACCACCAAGCACGGCGTCGAATTCACCTTCATCGAGCACATCTCGGACTTTGCCAGGGTCAAGGCGGTTCACGACTTCGGCGGCGTGTACATCGACTTCGACATACAG
This window contains:
- a CDS encoding Putative siroheme biosynthesis protein Met8 — protein: MATTSLLTALNCKGNTHLIIGTNPLAAARCTQSLAAGAAAILLAPDTTDLHYGLQKRVDAGEVVWHRKAFEDSDLFTLGRDDVDNVVDAVFVTSGPRDPLAAHISALCRRNRIPVNVVDAPQLCSFSLLSTHTDGPLQIGVTTNGRGCKLASRIRREVAAALPTDLGAACARLGDVRRRIQAEDRSSAQPDDADVDDSLDQAASFNRLVTDADLDAAKNRRMRWLSQVCEYWPLKRLAAINDDDVESVLKSYAGTSSSSSSSSSEEAVARPPPVAGLAAAAGSQQQQGRIILAGSGPGHPDLLTRATHKAIQTADLILADKLVPAGVLDLIPRRTPVRIARKFPGNADQAQEELHELALAGAREGKTVLRLKQGDPFIYGRGGEEVAYFREHGLGDRVTVLPGITSSLSAPLFAGIPPTQRDVADQVLVCTGTGKKGKPPAPPEFVASRTVVFLMALHRITGLVRELTCRLETEEEAATTETTEGETTTTTTTTTTTTTKPKRALWPRNTPCAVIERASCPDQRVIRTTLEYVAEAIEVEGSRPPGLLVVGRACEALYESEKGRTWVVEDGFKGFDFEELPGLS
- a CDS encoding Putative glycosyltransferase, DXD sugar-binding, nucleotide-diphospho-sugar transferase; translation: MVPNPSLLGPFSTVLGRPKWSMGQRSPRLQFKVIITAVVLSIVLLVGFSASSSNPYIVSASKRFRNRVGGNLKVEDDIPNQVHYIWSMKDTSGDILFTFEQYLSVYSAWYYWKPHTIYLHTNAGESAIARAREGVVSKWAMRVLSIPGVRVNQVEMPSTTKHGVEFTFIEHISDFARVKAVHDFGGVYIDFDIQPLRDIAVLRKSGFNAIGGRQLDNNLNSGSFMSKKGSKMVKLWMDSMHEVYDGAWTTHSNGALTTVAHSLVPEPGEMLIMDREAFSPIGWTFDDARGLFGLHNETASPLEKHVPGQPLPSYKGDRPSWARDFSASYLIHSFTPDWSLNPVENVTEITPAYVLRRQSNFAYATYPVVRDMYHRGLVTIEDKER
- a CDS encoding Putative leucine-rich repeat domain superfamily; this encodes MTDGNHMPQAPSFLGLPVEIQTQILQQLVSSHHESIPAVLRTCKHLYRVALPMSVHTYENATSKNMSEHAQKRSRNLDFLRHITIAKPELAHNVRRISIIHVSTSLIYRLAPANKRPLGPSSDEMAVYTDLIDASGLSDHIDDWEAVRKEWLQGLADGLVEQQVGLLLIACPRVESLKLGTPLSPRLLPRLIRAAAANRATSPPAIGPAPGAGRPLLDGLREYFGEPESPKSLFHFFNIGKEFMQLPRLESFTCVCLSNSGPNGHLFDEEANPPGCSNVQHLTLLDANVTIEGLRSLIRACMGLKSFHWTPGDSTFSDMQIKLPELAQALSTQRDTLQHLHIDYQDRWRGADWYAKREGFFIGTSLKEMASLKSLRIGMEAFLGFTDMWRMPDGDLTHEQWSEFDKTPRLIDHLPPSLECLELHGCREEIIPHVQEVLDRLRSGERVAMLRRIRLCFNPYLVDRRSVSFACDGRPVDFDYTFRCPSAEMGMSPLV